A single region of the Phycisphaerae bacterium genome encodes:
- a CDS encoding VWA domain-containing protein has translation MGFIQKFIPLALIYPAYLLLLAALVPTVVLMSRRSLAGLGRGRRFAAVVARSLLVTLLILILCGAQRVKVVDDRVVLFMLDKSKSIPNDQQAMAFQFVKESAAAMRPGKDRMAVLAFDGRTSIEQLPTDGVRIDGISPGIDPNETDIAAAMRMAAALVPGDQSARIVVLSDGNETIGSAEHEAQTLAALKLPVDIVPLEYEHTNEVVLERLDAPASARINETISLGLVFRARQFVSGRVRIRHGDQELNDDTGKPGFPVTLQPGVNRMTLPVKISSEGIHRFSAVIEPDDLASDVIAQNNRGEAFTRVGGKDRVLIIGNDDSDEKGTEFRSMQVIAEALAAQAIEADVTDAKHTRLNSATLFPYAAVILSNVSAVDIGDDGPEALASYARDLGGGLIVLGGDQSFSVGGYFNTALEDVLPVETNRRKLVTLNLGLILVIDRSGSMAGTKLVLAKQAAAASAKLLSSSDRIGVIAFDTMYDWAVPLRLCNNKQAILNHIQTIGIGGGTSMYPAMCAAINALANSPVSLKHIILLTDGQSLPGDFDGAAADAITKNITISTIAIGADCDFALLSGIAKTANGRSYRAVDGNPLPRIFARETIIAGRSSLQEKRFVPTVRPSLDDLYLKAMVSEGLPPLDGYVVTIPKPSASVLLTSRTDQGEDPILAHWQVGLGRTLAFTSGMWPKWGSEWIKWPAFSQFWSQIVRWASRSFGRQDAMVWTRVEGRKAAISVELEERNEMDSMPAALTAQVVDPNFKVTPVLLKPVGPGRYEAEFETSAAGSYIVNVFQQGRELSSLVRAGVTVAYSPEFAEVRSNTGLLRSVAETTGGRVLSTDDPKKTFDVSAFTEFRTPRPIERELFIATIALLIFDVAVRRIAIRREAVAEWFAARFGRTRVIAAEAQQLTMSALRDARGRARTDRIPEDEHIPSNAVNLTPRIPSRTSQSAESAGPPITVPRELPKRFKAPTVPPIDLKAGSVAPASDAPKSSEKAASQGNEPGQSTTARLLSIKRKRQS, from the coding sequence ATGGGCTTCATTCAGAAATTTATCCCGCTGGCCTTGATTTATCCGGCCTACCTTCTTCTTCTGGCCGCTCTGGTTCCGACCGTCGTCTTGATGAGCCGGCGATCCTTGGCCGGCCTGGGAAGAGGCCGTCGGTTCGCCGCTGTTGTCGCGCGTTCGCTGCTGGTGACCTTGTTGATCTTGATTCTCTGCGGCGCTCAGCGCGTCAAGGTTGTCGATGATCGTGTAGTGCTGTTCATGCTGGACAAGTCGAAGAGCATCCCGAACGATCAGCAGGCGATGGCATTCCAGTTTGTCAAAGAATCCGCCGCTGCAATGCGACCGGGAAAGGACCGGATGGCGGTGCTCGCGTTTGACGGCCGAACTTCGATTGAACAACTCCCGACTGACGGCGTCAGAATCGACGGCATCAGTCCCGGGATCGATCCGAATGAAACCGATATCGCCGCTGCGATGCGCATGGCCGCGGCACTGGTGCCGGGGGATCAGTCCGCGCGAATTGTCGTCTTATCAGACGGCAACGAAACCATCGGCTCGGCTGAACACGAAGCCCAAACGCTGGCTGCCCTGAAACTGCCTGTCGACATCGTTCCGCTTGAGTATGAACACACAAACGAAGTGGTTCTGGAACGGCTTGATGCCCCGGCCTCGGCGCGGATCAACGAGACAATCTCGCTCGGGCTGGTGTTTCGCGCCAGACAGTTCGTGAGCGGGCGAGTTCGCATCCGTCACGGCGATCAGGAACTGAATGACGACACCGGCAAGCCGGGATTCCCTGTGACACTTCAGCCGGGCGTCAATCGAATGACGCTGCCCGTCAAGATTTCCAGCGAAGGCATCCACCGATTCAGCGCAGTTATCGAGCCGGACGATCTCGCCAGTGATGTGATCGCGCAGAATAACCGCGGCGAAGCATTTACACGCGTAGGCGGGAAAGACCGAGTCCTGATCATCGGCAACGACGATTCAGATGAGAAAGGAACTGAATTCCGATCGATGCAGGTTATCGCCGAGGCGCTTGCGGCGCAGGCGATTGAAGCCGATGTGACTGACGCAAAGCACACCCGACTCAATTCAGCAACCCTGTTTCCCTATGCGGCCGTCATTCTATCAAATGTGTCGGCGGTCGATATCGGTGACGACGGCCCCGAAGCGCTCGCTTCCTACGCTCGGGATCTTGGTGGCGGTCTGATTGTTCTTGGCGGCGATCAGTCGTTCAGTGTCGGCGGCTATTTCAATACCGCGCTCGAGGATGTCTTGCCGGTGGAGACGAATCGTCGGAAGCTCGTCACGCTTAATCTTGGCCTGATCCTGGTCATCGATCGTTCCGGCTCGATGGCCGGGACCAAACTCGTCCTCGCGAAGCAGGCGGCCGCGGCGTCGGCCAAGCTTCTGTCTTCATCGGATCGAATTGGCGTCATCGCGTTTGACACCATGTATGACTGGGCGGTCCCCCTGCGGTTGTGCAATAACAAGCAGGCCATACTTAATCACATCCAGACGATCGGGATTGGCGGAGGAACCAGCATGTATCCCGCCATGTGCGCGGCCATCAATGCCCTCGCGAATTCGCCGGTCAGCCTGAAGCACATCATCTTGCTGACGGATGGTCAATCGTTGCCCGGCGATTTTGACGGCGCTGCGGCTGACGCCATTACGAAGAACATCACGATCTCGACGATCGCGATCGGGGCGGACTGCGACTTCGCGCTTCTGAGCGGCATTGCTAAGACCGCAAACGGGCGTTCCTATCGCGCCGTCGACGGCAATCCGCTGCCGCGCATTTTCGCAAGAGAAACCATCATCGCCGGGCGCTCCAGCCTTCAGGAGAAGCGCTTCGTTCCGACGGTCCGCCCGAGCCTCGATGATCTTTACCTCAAAGCGATGGTCAGTGAAGGGCTGCCGCCGCTCGACGGCTATGTCGTCACGATTCCAAAGCCCTCGGCAAGCGTTTTGCTGACCAGCCGCACAGATCAGGGTGAGGATCCGATCCTCGCGCATTGGCAGGTTGGACTGGGCCGCACGCTCGCCTTCACCAGTGGCATGTGGCCGAAGTGGGGAAGCGAATGGATCAAGTGGCCCGCCTTCAGCCAGTTCTGGTCGCAGATCGTTCGCTGGGCATCTCGTTCCTTCGGTCGCCAGGATGCCATGGTCTGGACACGCGTAGAGGGTCGCAAAGCGGCCATCTCTGTGGAACTGGAAGAGCGTAATGAAATGGATTCCATGCCGGCCGCGCTCACGGCGCAGGTCGTCGATCCAAATTTCAAGGTCACGCCGGTGCTGCTCAAGCCGGTCGGACCGGGCCGTTACGAGGCGGAGTTCGAAACCTCCGCAGCCGGCAGCTACATTGTGAACGTCTTTCAGCAAGGTCGCGAGCTATCGAGTCTTGTGCGCGCGGGCGTGACGGTCGCTTACTCGCCCGAGTTCGCCGAGGTGCGGTCCAACACCGGTTTGCTGCGAAGTGTGGCCGAAACGACCGGGGGCCGCGTTCTCTCAACAGACGATCCGAAGAAGACCTTCGACGTGTCGGCATTCACAGAGTTTCGCACGCCGCGACCGATCGAGCGAGAGCTCTTCATCGCCACCATTGCCCTCCTCATTTTCGATGTGGCGGTACGGCGTATCGCCATTCGCAGAGAGGCGGTTGCCGAGTGGTTCGCGGCGCGCTTCGGACGAACACGCGTCATCGCGGCCGAGGCACAGCAACTGACGATGTCGGCCTTGCGTGATGCACGGGGTCGGGCACGGACTGATCGCATTCCAGAAGATGAGCATATCCCATCGAATGCCGTGAACCTGACACCACGGATCCCCTCTCGCACCTCGCAATCCGCTGAGTCTGCCGGGCCACCGATTACCGTTCCACGTGAGTTGCCGAAGCGATTCAAGGCGCCGACCGTCCCGCCGATTGATCTGAAGGCCGGCAGTGTGGCGCCGGCCTCCGATGCGCCGAAGTCTTCTGAGAAGGCCGCGTCACAGGGAAATGAACCGGGACAGAGTACGACGGCGCGTCTGTTATCGATCAAGCGCAAGCGTCAGTCCTGA